One window from the genome of Synergistaceae bacterium encodes:
- a CDS encoding TRAP transporter substrate-binding protein, producing the protein MYCRAKRVGAVALLLVCIFVGLVAAAEAAPKYKWQLASPFNNPVKDKGLTFFIEKVKEYSGGDIELTYYANGLLGSHDETFHGVRDGIIEMAMLCPYVNLVPGGMLNWMPWTVSNYDEARIAYAYPDGILFKVMQEAWREVNMELIFNSSEGGYGIANNVRPLKTPEDLKNLKLRVSSSLAYVRALENLGKGVGLTFETIAWAELYNALSRGVVDGCWDTYVGMVDSRHGEVIKYYTHEIMGGWNAFNIVINKELWDGLEPKYQEALFKAGSEAERNFCDLFEAEDRRYIQAMKTNYPNLTLTELTPEEVSVWKDRADMPSIWAGLADPWLDKVWPGEKMGEKIRAELDSIRKQVAEKKKK; encoded by the coding sequence ATGTATTGCAGGGCAAAGCGCGTTGGAGCGGTGGCATTGTTGCTGGTTTGTATTTTCGTCGGCCTCGTCGCCGCGGCGGAGGCGGCGCCGAAGTATAAATGGCAGCTTGCTTCGCCTTTCAATAATCCCGTCAAGGACAAGGGATTGACGTTTTTTATCGAAAAGGTGAAGGAATATTCGGGCGGGGACATCGAACTGACGTATTACGCCAACGGACTGCTGGGCTCCCACGACGAAACCTTTCACGGCGTCCGGGACGGCATCATCGAAATGGCCATGCTGTGCCCCTACGTCAACCTGGTTCCGGGCGGCATGTTGAACTGGATGCCCTGGACGGTCTCGAATTACGACGAGGCGCGCATTGCCTACGCTTATCCCGATGGGATCCTTTTCAAAGTGATGCAGGAAGCCTGGAGAGAGGTCAACATGGAGCTGATTTTCAACTCATCGGAGGGCGGTTACGGCATCGCCAACAACGTGCGGCCCCTGAAAACGCCGGAGGACCTGAAAAATCTCAAACTTCGCGTCTCCTCCTCTCTGGCCTACGTCCGGGCTTTGGAAAACCTGGGTAAGGGCGTCGGCCTGACTTTCGAGACCATCGCCTGGGCGGAGCTGTACAACGCCCTGTCCAGAGGCGTGGTGGACGGCTGCTGGGACACCTACGTGGGCATGGTGGACAGCCGGCATGGAGAGGTCATCAAATACTACACCCATGAAATCATGGGCGGATGGAACGCTTTCAACATCGTCATCAACAAGGAGCTGTGGGACGGTCTGGAGCCCAAATATCAGGAGGCTCTCTTCAAAGCCGGCAGCGAAGCCGAGCGGAATTTCTGCGACCTTTTCGAAGCGGAAGACAGACGATACATCCAGGCCATGAAGACGAACTACCCCAATCTGACCCTGACGGAGCTCACCCCGGAAGAGGTGTCCGTGTGGAAGGACAGAGCCGATATGCCCTCCATCTGGGCCGGACTGGCCGACC
- a CDS encoding sigma 54-interacting transcriptional regulator, which yields MMRIGMVMWQDRRMGRFYQDLLERLFDGALTVKAYFLDDGVPECDEEEFARLVITSSYSTDIIGKIPTDRPIISASLTFRREGLLALRRFPPGTKALVVNTSNKNAIDTTVLLCQQGIANIEFLPWGPDCPRYVDTKDVRLAVTPGESQLVPPEIEQVVDVGDRMLDVQSIIEIASQTGLEHILKGRAFREYDESITGGIRDVATPLLRSGRLKNEYDTVMNMIDIGVIGVDAKNIVYACNRKAEFLLGKSRGDILYLNIAEILPEIPVGRSGAENAPLTCRHEKAGNRALNITITPMRQENLYSGAMLMLLPVGEDETLKAQIVGKFMQKGHRARYTFGHVVGHSAAIRHRIDLAKKMADVDSAVLITGESGTGKEVFAQSIHNASARSDKPFVAINCAAIPDSLLESELFGYEGGSFTGARKQGKTGLFEAANHGTIFLDEIGDLSPSLQAKLLRVIQERQIMRVGGDAVIPIDARVISATNQDLLGRVRAGIFRVDLYYRISTLPVELPPLRERESDLFLLIDLFRREVGASFVLSSEAKKTLGGYSWPGNVRELRNCVEYLHCLKTDLIENHHLPSFILDRRDSGEENLPRKNAADDGVRAAAAILSQGPCGRGVLRSRLADREVRLTEAQTRALLANMKAKGWVESSGGRGGSALTKTGEEALLKD from the coding sequence ATGATGCGAATCGGCATGGTGATGTGGCAGGACAGGCGAATGGGACGTTTTTATCAGGACCTTCTGGAGCGCCTTTTCGACGGAGCGCTGACCGTGAAAGCCTATTTTCTGGACGACGGCGTTCCCGAATGCGACGAGGAGGAGTTTGCCCGCCTGGTGATCACCTCCTCCTATTCCACCGACATCATTGGAAAAATCCCCACGGATCGCCCCATCATCTCCGCCAGTCTCACGTTCCGCAGAGAAGGGCTTCTGGCCCTGAGGCGCTTTCCGCCGGGGACGAAGGCGCTTGTGGTCAACACAAGCAACAAAAATGCCATCGACACCACGGTGCTGCTGTGTCAGCAGGGCATCGCCAACATTGAGTTTCTGCCCTGGGGCCCCGACTGTCCCAGGTACGTGGACACGAAAGACGTTCGCCTTGCCGTCACGCCGGGAGAATCGCAGCTCGTCCCGCCGGAGATCGAACAGGTGGTGGACGTGGGCGACAGAATGCTGGACGTCCAGAGCATCATAGAAATCGCTTCCCAAACGGGACTGGAACACATCCTGAAGGGCAGGGCGTTTCGGGAGTACGATGAAAGCATCACCGGCGGGATCCGTGACGTGGCGACCCCCCTTCTGCGCTCCGGCCGTCTGAAAAACGAGTATGACACGGTGATGAACATGATCGACATCGGAGTCATCGGCGTGGACGCGAAAAACATCGTCTACGCCTGCAACCGGAAGGCGGAGTTTCTTCTCGGAAAAAGCCGCGGGGATATTCTCTACCTGAACATCGCTGAAATTCTTCCCGAAATTCCCGTGGGGCGGTCCGGAGCGGAAAACGCGCCCCTGACCTGCCGCCACGAAAAAGCGGGGAACCGCGCCCTCAACATCACGATCACCCCCATGCGTCAGGAGAACCTTTACAGCGGGGCGATGCTGATGCTGCTTCCCGTGGGCGAGGACGAAACCCTCAAGGCCCAGATCGTCGGCAAGTTCATGCAAAAGGGGCATCGGGCGCGTTACACCTTCGGTCACGTGGTGGGGCACAGCGCGGCCATCCGGCACAGAATCGACCTGGCGAAAAAAATGGCGGACGTGGACTCCGCTGTTTTGATCACGGGGGAAAGCGGCACGGGGAAGGAGGTCTTCGCCCAGTCGATCCACAACGCCTCCGCCCGCTCCGACAAGCCCTTCGTGGCCATCAACTGCGCCGCCATCCCGGACAGCCTTCTGGAAAGCGAGCTTTTCGGCTACGAGGGCGGCTCTTTCACCGGCGCGCGAAAACAGGGAAAGACAGGGCTTTTCGAGGCGGCCAATCATGGCACGATCTTTCTGGACGAAATCGGGGACCTGAGTCCGAGCCTTCAGGCCAAGCTGCTGCGGGTGATTCAGGAGCGGCAGATCATGAGGGTGGGAGGCGACGCCGTCATTCCCATCGACGCCCGCGTCATCTCTGCCACCAATCAGGATTTGCTGGGCCGGGTTCGGGCCGGGATCTTCCGGGTCGACCTGTACTACCGAATCAGCACGCTTCCAGTGGAGCTGCCTCCCCTGCGGGAGCGCGAAAGCGACCTGTTTCTCCTAATCGACCTGTTCCGTCGGGAGGTCGGAGCTTCTTTCGTCCTCTCCTCCGAGGCGAAAAAAACTCTGGGGGGCTACTCCTGGCCGGGCAACGTCCGGGAACTGCGAAACTGCGTGGAGTATCTGCACTGCCTGAAGACGGACCTCATCGAAAACCACCACCTGCCGTCCTTCATTCTGGACCGACGGGACTCCGGGGAAGAAAACCTCCCGCGGAAAAACGCAGCGGACGACGGCGTTCGCGCCGCCGCCGCCATTCTGAGCCAGGGTCCCTGCGGACGCGGAGTTCTGAGGTCGCGGCTGGCGGACCGGGAAGTTCGCCTCACCGAAGCCCAAACCCGCGCCCTGCTGGCGAACATGAAAGCGAAAGGCTGGGTCGAATCCTCCGGAGGCAGAGGCGGCTCGGCTCTGACAAAAACGGGAGAGGAGGCTTTGCTGAAAGACTGA
- the rpoN gene encoding RNA polymerase factor sigma-54 codes for MRPGGKLALVPGVGQQLAITGEVLQSLEILRMPALELKEFVERHLSENPLLETETTEEPSDGDFSRLSIEAIQDMEMQDLEMDAPESEENDVRIEAVHGSPGRAGGAEGDWDVLGLSCARRSFFDMLLEEIDVLPLDEETALLCRRLIACLNRRGYFEDDAETLAGKCGCTPHDAERAVGIIQKLPPPGVGARSLRECLLLQLPSEGRSPDPRLVKLIEEGLPLLARNDLAGVSVLLGTDREEARRLSEVVKSLNPIPSQGYDTGEQNLNVIPEASVRYEGGACSIVMNDRIVPGLRIDESFFPGGLPGRGGRDEETGKYIRRKRSEAKRLIRALEDRKKTLLRILRLVVSKQPRYFREAGPLAPMKMSDLAGDLGLNVSTVSRAVRGKYIVCAVGAVELKSLFTAAVPSGNRAEEEKEALSTVAVKKRLKSCIENEDPRHPLSDENLRGVLCSMGANISRRTVTKYRLAMDIPAASLRRRT; via the coding sequence ATGCGGCCTGGAGGTAAACTCGCGCTGGTTCCTGGAGTCGGACAGCAACTGGCGATTACGGGCGAAGTGCTTCAATCCCTTGAGATATTGCGTATGCCGGCTCTTGAACTGAAAGAGTTTGTGGAGCGGCATCTCTCTGAAAATCCGCTTCTTGAAACCGAAACGACGGAAGAACCGTCTGACGGGGATTTTTCGCGCCTGTCCATCGAAGCGATTCAGGATATGGAAATGCAGGATTTGGAAATGGACGCGCCGGAGAGCGAAGAAAACGATGTGCGGATTGAGGCGGTCCACGGCTCCCCGGGGCGGGCAGGCGGGGCGGAAGGCGACTGGGACGTTTTGGGTTTGAGCTGTGCGCGGAGGTCTTTTTTCGACATGCTTCTGGAGGAAATCGACGTCCTGCCCCTGGACGAGGAAACGGCTCTGCTTTGCCGCCGCCTGATCGCGTGCCTGAACCGCCGGGGGTATTTCGAGGACGACGCGGAAACGCTGGCCGGAAAGTGCGGCTGTACCCCTCACGACGCGGAGCGGGCTGTGGGGATCATACAAAAATTGCCCCCGCCCGGCGTAGGGGCCCGCTCTCTGCGAGAATGCCTTCTGCTTCAGCTGCCCTCCGAAGGCCGTTCCCCCGACCCGAGGCTCGTCAAATTGATCGAAGAGGGTCTGCCCCTGCTGGCGCGAAACGACCTGGCCGGCGTTTCCGTCCTTTTGGGAACCGACCGGGAGGAGGCCCGCCGTCTTTCCGAGGTCGTCAAAAGTCTGAACCCCATTCCTTCTCAGGGTTATGACACGGGAGAACAGAACCTGAACGTTATACCGGAGGCGTCCGTCCGGTATGAAGGCGGTGCGTGCTCCATCGTCATGAACGACAGAATTGTGCCCGGGTTGAGGATCGACGAGAGCTTCTTCCCTGGAGGCCTTCCGGGAAGGGGGGGCAGGGACGAGGAAACGGGAAAATACATCAGACGGAAAAGAAGCGAAGCGAAACGGCTCATCAGAGCCCTGGAGGACCGAAAAAAGACTCTTTTGCGGATTCTGCGCCTCGTCGTTTCGAAGCAGCCCCGGTATTTTCGGGAGGCTGGCCCTCTCGCGCCGATGAAGATGTCCGATCTGGCCGGGGACCTGGGCTTGAACGTTTCCACCGTGAGCCGCGCCGTGCGGGGGAAGTACATCGTCTGCGCCGTCGGCGCGGTGGAGCTGAAGTCCCTGTTTACCGCCGCCGTGCCCTCCGGAAACCGGGCGGAAGAGGAAAAGGAAGCCCTTTCGACGGTCGCCGTCAAAAAACGCCTGAAGTCCTGCATAGAAAACGAAGACCCCCGGCATCCCCTGTCCGACGAAAACCTTCGGGGGGTCCTGTGCTCAATGGGCGCAAATATTTCCAGGCGTACGGTGACGAAATACCGTTTGGCCATGGACATTCCCGCCGCCTCCCTGCGCCGTCGGACGTGA
- a CDS encoding diguanylate cyclase, with amino-acid sequence MEFDLKNTILIVDDEKANLLALNEILSSDYSIFFAKTGERAIELAELNQPDLILLDVMMPDMDGFEVLAKLKASDNTRNTPVIFVTGLVDQSDEEKGFLLGAVDYIKKPFNGAIVKARVNTHMQIVRQLRASEELSRIDPLTGIPNRRKFNEHLALEWKQAIREQKSIAFLMIDIDKFKNYNDTYGHPQGDALLRAVARIFALAARRPADLVARLGGEEFGVLLLDSDLEGACIIAEKIRKDVEAARVATADRKILTSATVSIGVVSTVPGVDDSPEDFIAKADVNLYTAKETGRNRVWGPSQQTS; translated from the coding sequence ATGGAATTCGACCTGAAAAACACGATTCTGATCGTCGACGATGAAAAAGCGAATTTATTGGCGCTCAATGAAATTCTTTCTTCGGACTACTCCATCTTTTTCGCGAAGACGGGCGAAAGAGCTATCGAGCTCGCGGAGCTCAATCAGCCCGACCTCATTTTATTGGATGTCATGATGCCGGATATGGACGGATTCGAGGTTCTTGCGAAACTGAAGGCTTCGGACAACACGAGGAACACCCCCGTCATTTTTGTCACGGGGCTGGTCGATCAAAGCGACGAAGAAAAAGGATTTCTGCTGGGCGCGGTGGATTACATCAAAAAACCCTTCAACGGCGCAATCGTCAAGGCGCGGGTCAATACTCACATGCAGATCGTGCGTCAGCTGCGAGCCAGCGAGGAACTCAGCCGCATCGATCCCCTGACCGGCATTCCGAACCGGCGAAAATTCAACGAACATCTGGCGTTGGAATGGAAGCAGGCCATCCGGGAGCAAAAATCCATCGCTTTTCTGATGATAGACATCGACAAATTCAAAAACTACAACGACACTTACGGCCATCCGCAGGGAGACGCTCTGCTCAGGGCCGTCGCAAGAATCTTCGCCCTCGCCGCCAGACGTCCGGCCGATCTGGTGGCCCGTCTGGGCGGGGAAGAATTTGGCGTGCTGCTGCTCGACAGCGACCTGGAAGGAGCCTGCATCATCGCGGAAAAAATTCGCAAAGACGTGGAGGCCGCCCGCGTCGCCACCGCCGACAGAAAAATCCTTACCTCCGCAACAGTCAGCATCGGCGTGGTTTCCACGGTCCCCGGCGTGGATGACTCCCCGGAAGATTTTATCGCAAAGGCGGACGTGAACCTCTACACTGCAAAAGAAACGGGCAGAAACAGGGTCTGGGGTCCCTCACAGCAGACGTCCTGA
- the miaB gene encoding tRNA (N6-isopentenyl adenosine(37)-C2)-methylthiotransferase MiaB yields the protein MYHFHMKIYGCQMNVYDSDRVRTALIKRGWSEVPEEEADMIIFVGCSVRDKAEQKVWSELGRYAPSWNKDRRPRVALTGCIAQTLGEKAFVRYPWVRLVSGPRHIGLLPEGLERVMEDGRRVTLLDENPREFFDLDEFSGIRDNKYRGYVTIAHGCDNFCTFCIVPHVRGRFLSRPPLDVLQEVRRLTDNGAKEITLLGQNVNSYGKDFQEGCGFAGLLRDVARTEGVERVRFVTSLPQDFTEDIVQVMAEEPNVCPSLNLPIQAGNDRILKRMNRKYTRAEYMEKVRMARSHLPELGLSSDLIVGFPGETEEEFQDSMSALEEIRFDMVHTAAYSERPGTPAAAMPDALPGEVRLERLNRINRLQDSITLSINKTLLGRRCSVLTEGPAPKGEGLLQGRTPTDKVVLFPGDESLLAGRFVSVEITEAESWCLRGKIVNDTLTADRSLR from the coding sequence TTGTATCATTTTCACATGAAGATTTACGGCTGTCAGATGAACGTCTACGACAGCGACAGAGTGCGTACGGCTCTCATAAAGCGCGGATGGAGCGAGGTTCCGGAAGAAGAAGCCGATATGATCATATTCGTCGGGTGCAGCGTCCGGGACAAGGCCGAACAAAAAGTCTGGAGCGAGCTGGGGCGTTACGCTCCCTCCTGGAACAAAGACCGGCGGCCCCGGGTGGCCCTGACGGGCTGCATCGCGCAGACTCTGGGGGAAAAAGCCTTCGTCCGCTATCCCTGGGTACGCCTGGTTTCCGGCCCCCGACACATCGGACTTTTGCCGGAGGGGCTGGAACGCGTTATGGAGGACGGCAGACGCGTCACCCTGCTGGACGAGAACCCCAGGGAGTTTTTCGACCTCGACGAATTCAGCGGCATTCGAGACAATAAATACAGAGGCTACGTCACCATCGCTCACGGCTGCGACAATTTCTGCACGTTCTGCATCGTTCCCCACGTGCGGGGCCGCTTTCTGTCCCGCCCGCCCCTGGACGTCCTGCAGGAGGTTCGCCGCCTCACAGACAACGGGGCGAAAGAAATCACCCTGTTGGGGCAGAACGTCAACAGCTACGGGAAGGACTTCCAGGAGGGCTGCGGGTTCGCCGGCCTGCTTCGGGACGTCGCCCGGACGGAGGGCGTGGAGCGGGTCCGTTTCGTGACTTCCCTGCCTCAGGATTTTACGGAGGACATCGTGCAGGTCATGGCGGAAGAGCCAAACGTCTGCCCGTCGCTGAACCTCCCCATCCAGGCCGGAAACGACAGAATACTCAAACGCATGAATCGCAAATACACCCGGGCCGAATACATGGAAAAGGTGCGGATGGCGCGCTCCCACCTCCCCGAACTGGGGCTTTCCAGCGACCTCATTGTGGGATTCCCCGGCGAAACGGAGGAAGAGTTCCAGGACTCCATGAGCGCCCTGGAGGAAATCCGTTTCGACATGGTTCACACGGCGGCCTACTCCGAGCGGCCAGGCACCCCGGCCGCCGCCATGCCCGACGCCTTACCCGGAGAAGTCCGTCTGGAGCGTCTCAACCGCATCAACCGGCTTCAGGACAGCATCACCCTTTCCATCAACAAAACGCTGCTGGGGCGGCGCTGTTCCGTGCTGACAGAGGGACCCGCGCCCAAAGGCGAAGGGCTTTTGCAGGGGCGCACCCCCACGGATAAAGTGGTCCTGTTTCCGGGAGACGAATCCCTTCTCGCCGGGCGTTTCGTCTCGGTGGAAATCACTGAGGCGGAATCCTGGTGTCTGCGGGGAAAAATCGTCAATGATACGCTGACGGCGGACAGATCTCTCAGATAA